The following proteins come from a genomic window of Paenibacillus spongiae:
- a CDS encoding carbohydrate ABC transporter permease, protein MTANQTKLTSLARQSERSKQIKLAKQRDTSQLAVSLVAYVFIGAFALFCFIPFWLVYIGSFTAESQIVQGFRMLPTKFTLDAYRFLLQGSQVYQSGFVSVFITVVGTAGAVLITSMFAYVAAHPKVKYRYVLSFYIYFTMLFPPGLVGYYLLISNWLGLRDSLLALLLPLLFSAFNSFLMTSYFRTLPFELNEAATVDGAHELYIFFRIIWPVSMPVIATIALFYALSYWNDWFNALMFIDDPHNQPLQMMLRRIVSNSQNLDYLNTNVNIPVSATGVQLSAVVITIGPIIFLYPFLQRYFIKGITIGAVKG, encoded by the coding sequence ATGACTGCAAATCAAACGAAGCTGACTAGCCTGGCGAGGCAATCGGAGCGATCGAAGCAAATAAAGCTGGCGAAGCAGCGGGATACGTCTCAGCTTGCCGTTTCATTGGTCGCTTATGTTTTTATCGGCGCGTTTGCCTTGTTTTGCTTCATTCCGTTCTGGCTTGTCTATATCGGTTCGTTCACGGCGGAAAGCCAAATTGTGCAAGGGTTCCGAATGCTTCCGACGAAATTTACGCTCGACGCTTACCGCTTCCTGCTGCAGGGCAGCCAAGTATATCAAAGCGGCTTCGTCTCGGTTTTCATTACGGTTGTCGGTACCGCCGGAGCGGTGCTCATTACATCTATGTTCGCCTACGTGGCCGCTCATCCGAAAGTCAAATACCGCTATGTGCTGTCATTCTATATCTATTTCACGATGCTGTTCCCGCCAGGCCTGGTTGGCTATTATTTGCTTATTTCCAACTGGCTGGGCCTTCGGGATTCGCTGCTCGCATTGCTGCTGCCGCTGTTGTTCTCCGCCTTCAATTCGTTTCTCATGACCTCGTATTTCCGCACGCTGCCCTTTGAACTTAATGAAGCGGCAACGGTGGACGGCGCGCACGAGCTGTATATTTTTTTCCGGATTATTTGGCCGGTCTCCATGCCCGTTATTGCGACGATCGCGTTGTTCTACGCGCTTTCGTACTGGAACGACTGGTTTAACGCGCTCATGTTCATCGACGATCCGCATAACCAGCCGCTGCAGATGATGCTCCGCAGAATCGTATCCAATTCGCAAAATCTGGACTATTTGAACACGAACGTGAACATTCCCGTCTCCGCTACAGGCGTGCAGCTTTCGGCAGTCGTTATTACGATTGGGCCGATCATCTTTTTGTACCCGTTCTTGCAGCGGTATTTCATAAAAGGGATAACGATCGGAGCGGTTAAAGGATAG